The Agelaius phoeniceus isolate bAgePho1 chromosome 4, bAgePho1.hap1, whole genome shotgun sequence genome includes a region encoding these proteins:
- the BDH2 gene encoding dehydrogenase/reductase SDR family member 6: MGRLDGKIILLSAAAQGIGRAAAIAFAKEGAKVIATDINESKLQELGKYPGIQIRVLDVTKKEQIENLAKEIEKIDVLCNIAGFVHHGTILECEEQDWDFTMNLNVRSMYLMIKTFLPKMLKQKSGNIINMSSVASSIKGVVNRCAYSTSKAAVIGLTKAVAADFIEQGIRCNCVCPGTVDTPSLQERIQAQPNPEQALKDFLARQKTGRMATAEEVAHLFVYLASDESAYVTGNELIIDGGWSL; this comes from the exons ATGGGGCGGCTGGATGGGAAGATCATCCTGttgtctgcagcagcacagggcattgGCCGAGCAGCTGCTATT GCTTTTGCTAAAGAAGGAGCCAAAGTCATTGCTACAGATATCAATGAGTCTAAACTGCAAGAACTGGGGAAATATCCAG GCATTCAGATAAGGGTTCTGGATGTCACCAAAAAGGAGCAGATAGAAAATCTGGCCAAGGAGATTGAAAAGATTGATGTCCTCTGTAACATTGCAGG GTTTGTTCATCATGGAACCATTCTGGAGTGTGAGGAGCAAGACTGGGACTTCACGATGAACCTCAATGTTCGCAGCATGTACCTGATGATCAAGACATTCCTCCCCAAG ATGCTTAAACAGAAATCTGGAAATATTATAAATATGTCTTCTGTGGCATCCAGCATCAAAG GAGTTGTGAACAGGTGTGCCTACAGTACCTCAAAGGCAGCAGTTATTGGGCTAACaaaggctgtggctgctgaTTTCATTGAACAAGGCATCAGATGCAACTGCGTATGTCCTG GAACTGTTGACACACCATCTTTACAGGAAAGAATCCAAGCCCAGCCTAACCCAGAACAG GCACTGAAGGACTTTCTGGCTAGACAGAAGACTGGCAGGATGGCTACTGCGGAAGAAGTGGCCCATCTCTTTGTGTACCTGGCCTCTGATGAA TCTGCCTATGTGACTGGTAATGAGCTAATCATCGATGGAGGATGGAGCTTGTGA